The Myxococcales bacterium genome includes the window GGTCAGCCAAACGTGCGCGGCTGCTAGGTGATCGGAAGCAGGTCTGAGAATTGTGGTCCAGCGTCCCCGGCCCTGGGTTAATAAATGACCCGGGCCGGGCGCCGCAGCGCAACAGCTACGGGGCGTCTTCAGCGGCAAACTCGACTTCGTACGCCTCGCGTTCGAGATCAAACCGTTGGTCTAGCACCGCGGCCCACGTGGCTTCGACCACGCAGGCGTAAAAGGCTGGCGACCCGCCGGAGTTGGCGTGAGCACGTACGTCGACGATTTCTGCAAACGTTGTGTCGATCACCAGCGTTACCTTATCGGCGGGGCCGCGAGCAACCTTGCGGCAGGCGGCGGTATCGATGAGCGCCCGAAGATCGGGCGCCTGCCGGCGGATGCCCCGCGCGCCATCACCGCCAGCGCCGAAACCCGCTGCACCAAAACCGCCGAGGCCGATGCCGGCATGTTCAAAGCCGTCGTACGAAGGTCGTGTGCCGGGTTCGATTGCCAGATATGAGGTCACGGGCGAAACGGCGCGGCCATACATGGCAACCTTGTATTGCTCTTCATCACTGAACTCGCCGTATTCGTCTTCGGAGAAGAGCCAACCCGCCGTGGCTATCGAGAAGCGCTGATTGACAGTGACGGTGCGTGTGAAGTCGTCGCTCCAAATTTTGCCGCGCAGCTGGACCCGTGTCGGCGCGGCGTTGCCGGCGATTCCCATCAATCGCAGGCCGGTGCCTTCCTTGAGCGAGTCCGGGATTTCTTCATTGTCGCCGTCCACCTCGGGCCAACCGACGACGCGAAAATTGTCGATTTGGGTGGGCCGGACCAAATGCAGGGCAACCGCCCCGAGTCGTTTTTCGCCAGAACCGCCTAGGCCGTCGAGGGTGACGGCAATGCCGCGATGGCGGGTGGCGAGTACGCCGCGTGGCAGCGTATCGTCGCGAACGAAGGTGACTTCGTCGGCGCTTTCGTCGAGTTTAACGGTGGCAACGTGGACGATGGCGCGCGGTGGCAAGCCTGCCAGCGCGGCGAGCGCATCGCGGTTGTGAAAGCCGGGCCGTAGCAAGTCGTCAGTCAGAAACACCAGCCGGGTCGGCGCCGTGTCACCGCGAAGGATCTCGGTCGCGAGCGTCGCCGCGGCATCAAGCGCGCTGCCGTTGCCGGGGGCAAAGCCACCGGCCGCGACCGCTTTGTCGAGCGCGATCGCCACGGTCGCCGCCGGCTGCCACTTGCCGAATACGCGGCTGGCGCGGCGTCGGTAGCTGACGATCTCAAACGAAGCGTCAGGCAGGTGCGAAGCGTAGGCCTTGATGAGCCGCAGTTGCGCCGCGATGCCTTTGGCTTGCTGCGAGTGCGAGGCGTCGACGGCAAACACCACGTGGGCGCCTTTGGGTGCGGGTAGCAATTCGGCCGCGGTGTCGAGCTCGAACCGAGCGATCTGTTTGTCAGCGATGACGTCGACGCGGCCGAGCCTGCCGGCGACGATGTCGATCGTTGGTGCGGCGATTTCGATGGTGGCGACGCCGCTGTCGTCAGGATTGTAGGGCGCGTCTTGGATGAACAGCGGCGTATCGGTGGCCGACGCCTGCGCCGCGGTATTGCCGGGCCCGAACCGCAACGACCACGCGCGCAGCACGCCGGCATCAGTCGGCACATGGTCAGAAACGATGAGCCGCCAGGTACCGGCCGCGGGCATTGGCTCTGGCAAGGAAATCACTTGTGACATGCGCAAATCGTTTTCGCGGCCGCCCCATGGCTGGTCGGCTTCGCCCACGACATCGAGCAGTTCGCCTGTCGGGGTCAGCAGCTGCAAGCGGATATCGCCGCGCCAGGTATGTTCGATGTCGACGACGAGGGTGACTTCGGTGGCGAGTTGCTGGGTTTGCCGGGTCGGCGCCACGCTTATTACGCTGGCCACGTATCCCGCGCTAGCCTCTAGTTCGTCGGCGTGTTCGCGCTGCCACGGCGGAACGTCTGGTATGGTCAAGATGAACGGGGTGTCGACGGAGAAACGATTGCCGTCGACGCGCAGCAATGTTGCCGCGTCGCCCCAACTCGGCTTGACGGTGATCACTGGGTTTGCGAGTTTGCTTACCCTCAGCGGGTCCGCCGGGAAATCCGTTTGCAACGCGTCGTTCGTGCCGGCGGTGCCGAGGCCGCCGAGGAGCTCGCCGGGCGCGATGCCTTCGCTCAGGTCCGCTACCATGGTCGCTCCGGTCGGGCTTGATAGCGCGCACCCGCCGCGAGCACACAACTGGGCGATGCGTTGCCGGGCTGCGGCGGAAAACAGCTTGGCGAACAGACTAGGCGCTGCGGATTCATTGGTTGCAGTCCCGGCGGCATCGGTCTCTTCGGCCTCTTCGTCGGCCTCTTCGTCGGTTTCTGTCGCGGCTTCCGTCCGGGGATAAAACACCACCATTCTGCCGTTTTGGTACCGGGTCGGCGCAGTCAACGTGTATTCGACGGTCGAGGTTTGTCCGGCCAGCACCGGAAAAATCTGCAAGCCGAGCTTGTCGGTCCACAGCCAATACAGCCATG containing:
- a CDS encoding proprotein convertase P-domain-containing protein, with the translated sequence MQFLPTGIGASSIFVALVLVLGAQPSAADSLVATRSQPVREIAHNVAISVDGGIATYRVRRTFANAGKVTDQVYLEIDLPYGAAATGLRIRAHDRWYDGELMAAEKAEALYRELTGLGPHRPKDPAWLYWLWTDKLGLQIFPVLAGQTSTVEYTLTAPTRYQNGRMVVFYPRTEAATETDEEADEEAEETDAAGTATNESAAPSLFAKLFSAAARQRIAQLCARGGCALSSPTGATMVADLSEGIAPGELLGGLGTAGTNDALQTDFPADPLRVSKLANPVITVKPSWGDAATLLRVDGNRFSVDTPFILTIPDVPPWQREHADELEASAGYVASVISVAPTRQTQQLATEVTLVVDIEHTWRGDIRLQLLTPTGELLDVVGEADQPWGGRENDLRMSQVISLPEPMPAAGTWRLIVSDHVPTDAGVLRAWSLRFGPGNTAAQASATDTPLFIQDAPYNPDDSGVATIEIAAPTIDIVAGRLGRVDVIADKQIARFELDTAAELLPAPKGAHVVFAVDASHSQQAKGIAAQLRLIKAYASHLPDASFEIVSYRRRASRVFGKWQPAATVAIALDKAVAAGGFAPGNGSALDAAATLATEILRGDTAPTRLVFLTDDLLRPGFHNRDALAALAGLPPRAIVHVATVKLDESADEVTFVRDDTLPRGVLATRHRGIAVTLDGLGGSGEKRLGAVALHLVRPTQIDNFRVVGWPEVDGDNEEIPDSLKEGTGLRLMGIAGNAAPTRVQLRGKIWSDDFTRTVTVNQRFSIATAGWLFSEDEYGEFSDEEQYKVAMYGRAVSPVTSYLAIEPGTRPSYDGFEHAGIGLGGFGAAGFGAGGDGARGIRRQAPDLRALIDTAACRKVARGPADKVTLVIDTTFAEIVDVRAHANSGGSPAFYACVVEATWAAVLDQRFDLEREAYEVEFAAEDAP